Part of the Candoia aspera isolate rCanAsp1 chromosome 1, rCanAsp1.hap2, whole genome shotgun sequence genome, CCTTTAGCGTACAGAGCATGTCCCTCAAGGTTgtgttgaaaataaataaaaaaacaagccaaaataaagaattaatttaGGTAactgttttgtaattttttttctaaaatgaagaaatgagtaaataagtaaaacaaattGTGCTTATCCCCAAGTAATCTATTTTACCTTCTTGGGCAGATACATCATCTTTGCTACAAAATGATTTGGCAGGAAACAGCGTTCCTCTTCTCATACTTCACTGGATTAAAGTGCTCAACACAAGTGGGGAAAGAGCTCATGCAAAGAGGAACCCCTAAGATGGGCAAAATGTTATGAGCTTGAAATGTGTGTTTTGAGAACTCTGCTTCAATGCTTGTGTGTTTTGAGGGTTCCTTCTGTTCTAAGCAATGCGATTGGACTGTTTTGTGGCTCGTAATTGGTTTGCAAGAGAAATGGGAACTTAGTATAAGCCGCTTATTCCCTTGTTTTATCTCAAGGGGACAAAAGTAGGTGAGGTATAGCCAATGCTGGCTGCTATTGACTACCTAATTTACATAAAATTTGTCcaaagagattatttttaaaacattttctaaaaCCTTAAAAATGTAGAGAATTGTTGGATAGGAAAGAAAACATAATTTCTGTTTTGGatgcattaggtaaaggtaaaggtaaaggtttcccttgacgtaaagtccagtcgtgtccgactctagggggcggtgctcatctccgtttcaaagccttggagccggcgttgtccataggacacttccgggtcatgtggccagcatgactcacggaacgccgttaccttcccgccgaagcggtaccaattaatctactcacatttgcatgttttcgaactgcttggtgtgcagaagctgggacgagcaacgggagctcaccccgccgcgcggtttcgaaccgccaaccttccgatcgacagctcagcggtttaacccgcagcgccaccgcgtcagcTTCTAATATTTGCTCATTCATTCTCCTTAACAAAAAACCTTGTGCCACATTGTATGCTGTTCCAGAGTGTCCCCCACCCTCAGAACCAAATTATTGCAGGCTCATAAGACTATAGCAAAAAAGGAATCAAGTTGGCGGAATTCTATTGATAGAAACTGAGATTTTAacatctggcctcttctgcaagAACCAGGCCCTTTTCCACCCAGCCTTCCAGTAATGCTCCATTTTGTAGCTTTACAGGACATTACTGTACATAGCATGTAAGTAAAACAGACCATCATTTACCCCTGATATAACTACATTTAGAAAACAGAACACTGGTACCTGTACTGAGCACGCTGGGGACAGCAGGAGTTGAGTTAATGGAAAGCCCAGCCAGGCCCTGTTCTGCTCCTGTAGTTCCAGGTGGCAGTGAAGAGGGGGGATTAACTGAAGACAGCTGCacctaattaaaaacaacactCTTTTACCAAAGATCTGCTGCTTCTTAAGGTGGCacaaggaaataaatgtttagaAAAGGACAGGCGTACTGGAATAGTACGCTACGAAACAGGAATCTTATTCCGCCAGAAGTGCTTAGGAGAATCGCAGTATAggttgcaaaaaaacaaacaaacgatgACAACTTACTTCTGTAAAGCCATCTTTGAGTGGACTAATAGGTGTACTAGACAACTGCCCTGGAAGAGaaattttctttccctcttcaaAAGGGCGAGTAGGTATTCGATGTAAGTATCCGTAGCCAATGCCACAACCTAggctttaaatataaagaaaaagaaataagactAGCCCTAAATATGTTCACACCGACCCCATGCCGAAGGATCACCTTTGGGGAATTGAATGGACAGAATTCAAACAATATCCTTAAGTATCCATATTTTGTTTCAGAAACTAATCGCAGCAGATGCACGCTATTGAAAACAGCCATCAACTTCAATTCATTTTTAAGGTTTGTCCTCATTTCCAAAGCAGCTTACACAACCTTAGAGCAATTAAAAACTATTGCCACCGAGACAGCATAAAACAACACTTTAGCTAGAGTCGTTTGAATGGCTGGGCATATAAAGTCCTGTGGCCTAAAGCATCTAGTGAACAACTCCAGAGAATAGCTTTCAGGGCCAAAACTTTCTTACTGATGGCAGCCTTTCTGTACTTAGCCCTGCCTACTCTCAGGGGAGTCCAGAGAATGTCTTCTGGCCACTTGTCATGCAAAAGGGAGCTGTTCTGCAGCCACCCCAGAACCTACACCTGCACAATCGACCAGGGAACGAAACCGCTCTCAGAATACAGCCTTTCAGGGACACCAGATAGAGTTACGTAATTATACAGAAATCCCAAGCCTCATGGGAATATAGACGTATCCTTCTGCTGTCATTTTTCACATTTGCCTTTATACCACTCTCTTTTCAGCTAAGAAGGAGCAAAATGCAGAACCCTTGATTTCTCATGATACAGGGGCATTTTAATACATGAGGCGGCTTATATAAACTTGAAGGGAGCTCATTATAACCTACAGGTCACATGGAGAACTATGTTGTTATACAGCCAAGACAAAGAACCATAACCACATAAAAtggatatttattttctaaattaaCTGAAGTCTAGATGGCAATTACACTATTCACTCAAGAGGctgaaaatgaatgcatttatttttaaagtactttACATACTTTAAGCACTTGTGTTCAATAAAAGGGGATGAACAAAATCTTGCAGCATGTGAGTTATGTTTTGGCATGAGTTTTATCACAAGACGCTTCATTGTAAAACAGAATCACACTAGCAAATCATTCCTCATATATTCTGCCAGTTCAAAGTGCAAATGGAGTTCTTGGCTCAGCAACAAATACCTTTAAATGCTTAATGTAAATTCAGTCTATGGAAAGTATTTAATCTACTTGTCATTGTACCTGCCCAGTCTGGTACAAAGCTGATTGTGTGGGAACTCttctggagggagatgggcagtggcaaaatttgaaaaataaacaaacagacagacaaacaaccCAGAAATAGTGCCATAATGGCAAGTTTAATCACACTTCACATCTCTTTGAAGGAAATCAGCTTACCTTCCCTCTCCACCCCACGCAGTGTTTGGGGTAATAACCACTTCTCGACAATTATCAGTATCAGTGTTGTATACATAAAGTTTTAATGGTTTGCCTTCATGTGTTTCAATAAGAGAGAATAAATCTTCAGACTAAGGAAAAGAACATATTTAGTTGACACTCTAATATCCAAGGCCTGGTATAGCCATGCAAACATAACTTTAATGTTCTGAAATTCAGAAGGAACTGGTCATTTTAGGAGATGTGAACATTCACTGTTTATTTCAGCTGATACgtaaaaataaagaagacacTCACAAGTTATAAAATAAGCCTTCCTTACAGTTTTCACTTGTTCTTTCTGCTCTTATAACAGCAGTGTTTTAATTTGTAGGTTATGtatgtctactcaaaagtaaagCTCAACAATGCTTATCACAAAGccaattttaaattattatgagCAGCCTGATTTCAGTCTAAAAGGGTaagtcttgattttttaaataaacgaAATACATATTTACCTCATTCATGACAGTATCTGCCCCAATAATGTAGTCACTATGAGGTCTAAGGCCTGCAAGTGCAGCAGGAGAATTTGATTCAACTTCCTAGTTTCAAGACAGAAAATTGAAAAATGTTGAATACTTTAACCAAACTAAGAAAAGtataaaagagattaaaaaagagaaaactctctcaaatcaagttcaactcctggtcACACCCATGCTGTTTTTCATCAACAGTAAGCAAATAGTTTGCCCTATCTTCCCTGAGGatattttttctatttcccaATCTAGCGCAAAGTCTTGGGATTCCATGAtggcttcccatccaagtactgaccagGCCCAACCCTACTCAGCTTTCAAGCCCAGACAAGGTTAGTCTCCCTGGCCAAGCGACAGAGGATAAAATAGGACAACCGGTGTTTCAATTTTTAGTTAAAacatttttgggaaaaaaattcagCACTTTAtatggagggagggaaaaagaggggggagagaaagagagaaaatgaaaccCCAAGAGTCAATTTGGTTCAGATTTGCCCCCAACTTTTGCCACATTAGCCCACATAACCGTTAAAATACTTTTCAAAGTTTCCTTAACAAAAGAAATGTGCACTTCAGGAAAAAATATGCTGCCTTCAAGATAGGGAAGATGTTGAAAATGTGTATATATAGGTATATGCCAAAAAGCGTAAGTTTGCACATTGATTGCTgttttttggggaaaggggaggatCCCATACAGagtaataatacattaaatacattGCTGTGCTGTTGAATGTTATCTgttccttgttttaaaaaaaacctgccagaAAGACATAGAAAAGCTTTATTTTTGGATATGCAACAAATTCTATGATGCCCATCACACTTTGACTGAATTATTTCTATGCCAGTTAGTAAAAATAGGTGATAAATTCCCATTGTAAGTACAAGCACATTCACAGCTAAAAGGCAGTTAAAGCCGGAAGATGCTGCACACAAGATCTGGAGTGAATGATTTTCTTCTCTAAGAAAAATGGAGTTTCTGCTTACCAGCACGTGCCACACATTCTCATTGGCTCCATCGAAGCTGCAAAACCGAATGCTCACTCCCAGCAAACCCTGTCCTCCCCACATGTTGCTGGGAGTTACGGATGTCTCTCGGAGCTCCAAGGTTTTGCTGCTGTAGACCAGCATTTTAACTGGCTTTTCCACATTGGCTTTCAACAGGTCCTTGAGTGTGTCGTTGTCTTTATTCTAAGAAAGGTATAAAGGGTTTAATTTGCTGAGTTCATTTGCAGTTATGTTCACACTATGCAGCAATGTATCGGCATTTTGAAGTACTTGACAGAAAAACATTTTGCACAGAACATTTTGTATATTCTTAGCATTAAACTTATGCTTTTCCTAACATAATCAGCTCTCACTTCTGTATAACAAAATGGGAAGAAGCATGCACTTATAATTTTAGTCATTATTCATTCCTCgcatgggacgtggtggcgctgcgggttaaaccgctgagctgtcgatcggaaggtcggcggttcgaaaccgcgcggcggggtgagctcccgttgctagtcccagctcctgctcacctagcagttcgaaaacatgcaaatgtgagtagatcaataggtaccgcttcggtgggaaggtaatggcgttccgtgtcatcatgctggccacatgacccggaagtgtctacggacaacgccggctctaaggcttagaaacggagatgagcaccgccccctagagtcggacacaactggactttatgtcaagggaaaccttcattCCTCGCAATAAACCATATACAATGTACTaactttctatcagcatttgcatgTTGACTGgacaaacaaacaacaataaatcAACAATACCCCAACTAGCTTCCTAGCGTGTACAATGTGAACAGGTCTCAAGTTATTTTTTATGAGTCAAGAGCTCTTTTCAATTGGGAAAAGATTATTACCTGTCCTCCCCAGGCCTAACTCTGTAACATTAGATTGTAAAGTTATAAACCTGGATTTAGGTTTTCAGGTATCTATCCAACAAGGCTAGTACCCATGAGTTTTAATTTGAGGATTCACTTACCAGCCTTGAACCGTTAAtagaaacaataaaatcaaagaatGGCTCCAATCCAGCTCTATGTCCTGGTGAATTTTCTTGCACCTAGAATATAAACATCAAATGGAAAATCAGAGGGAAAATATAACTGGTTTGatagccaggaggaggaggaggaggaggattatgaTTCCCAGCATGGAAAACATTAATAAAAGTCCATAAACGCTGTCATTAATCAAAGCCAATAGTATACTACAGGAGAAACAAACTTTTAGGGAGCCAAAccaatttaaaaaggcaaatacacAGTATGTCAGCTCTTGGAAATAACAGATTTATCAAGCCACTAACTCTGGACATACCTTAGGAAATCCAGTTGTAAGATGGGCAATAGCAATTTAAGGGCTGCAGCTTTTGAAATGTAGTTTTCAATAACTTTCAGAAGTTTCTGATTGTGCTGAGCCTTTTTTCTCAAAATATACAAACCAATCTCTGTCAAAAAAGGTCTACTATTATGAATTAACCTAGTAATATATGCTAGATTACATATGGCCAAAGATATTAGTTATTCTCTATCTTTTTTGAAACAAGGAAAGCAAGGTTCTAGCTATGAAATAAACAGCTATTAATGGTACAGAAGCTAGAGCTCTTAAAAAGTTATACAAGAAAAGATAAACTGGTAAAGATGTAGATCATATTTTAAATACCACAGTGTATTAGAATAACAGTGGCTCAGAGGGAAATTCTACCAACATGCTGGCTAAACAGCTTAGAGCCAAGCCAAGatttacagaagaaaacaaagagatTTACAGACATTAGGACTGTGAAGTTTTTGGATtgaggcaaaaaggtgcttcagagcatacaGAGGTAAGAAGGGAGCATCTTTCTGTGACTCCTTAAAGTAGTCACACCTTTTCTCAGGACTGTACGTCAGCCCTGCATAGCTGCACTACAATTCCAGGAAACAATACACTTGGTTCAAGGAGCAGAATACTATCCTTGCACCCTGACACTCCTCTTTGTATTACAGAGATACTTATTTCTGGTGATTATCAGGAGATGGGTGTTCAtcaggtgttgttttttttaagtacattACTTGAAGGAAATAGCTTAAGCAAGCAAGCTGTGATTAAGGTATACAGATTGTTGAATCATCAGAAGACTGTAGTAAAAAAAACTGTTGCATATCAAGAAAACAAGTGATCACTTTATTCCTTTTCAGCTAATCACGGGGAAAGCTTGAGAGCTCCATGAGGCCCTGAAGTCTAAGAacgaaaaatgtttttttatttcattaattgatAATATTTATACACAGCCTATCTAccaaggtgaaaggtcccctgtgcaagcaccgagtcatgtctgacaccgctttcgcgacgttcccttggcagactatagagcggggtggtttgccattgccttccccagtcaccctCCCCTggaagctgggtgctcattttaccgacctcggaaagatggaaggctgagtcgacctgagccagctcccggagaatccagcttccgcagggatcgaactcgggtcgcggggagagttttggttgcaatactgccgcctgccactctgtgctACACCAGCCTATCTACCGATGTCTTCAGAAATTCTGTTTAATCTCTTTTGTGGTTATTTTGCTAGAAAAACATTTCATCACAACCATAAAGCCCAGGAAAACAACACAATCCAACTACACCTAAATTTGCTAGCAGAGCATCTTCAATATGTATCATATACCGTATGCATACAAATTCTGCACTAGTAGAAGTATATATTTTATGCTATGTAACTTGCAGCCCTTCTTTTACAATAACAAGTATTAATCATCTATTTTTAGTACAAGTGGTATTAGCATTAGCATTGAGACAATTCCCTACATTCCTTATCTGTAACTGCTCTAATTTACGCATACATTTGGAAACAAAGGGTAGAAAGGGAAGTCTTCATCTTCTGAAGACTTTTTCTTCCTGCCCACAAACTGGTCTGACCACCAACTGTCTTGTGGAAAGAATCCctcaaggaagagaaaggaaggaaggaaggtagaaaACTACCATTAAACAAGATTGCTCAGCTGCATGCTGCCACCATGCAGGCCCATTAACAGCCACTACCCTTTGGGAAGGATCATgtcattttaaatttgttttaaaataatattatattttatttataactgcCTATATTCTTCATGAGTTGTTTTGAGATTATTGTTATACTGAACAACAAGACTACCATCATGCTGAATGCTCCAGTCAAAAGTTTTTGGAAGAAAGCTTGACTCTCCCATCCTCTAAAACTGCTGTCTTAGACATCACATATGGGTATTAGCAGaggaaatactttaaaataaaaacttgaaTTTACCAAAACATATTTACCTAGGAAGCCCCAAAAGAGAAATACAATGCCTTGCTCCTAAGCTGTTTTGTTTCCAAAAAATAAACACTCCATCGAATTCACTATTTGTTAataaatcaaaattttatttagtaCATGATTTATAGCATTATCTAAACCAGGAATATGTGGTCTGATGGTCTGCAAGTATAAGAATGCATGAGAGGAAGGAATCTGTGAAGATACTTGCTCTTCATTTGATAAATTCTAGTTGGCAGAACAATGGTAGAGAACTGACCTGGATCTCTAAGATGTGATAGGAAagttttacaaatataatttctaGTTGCCACTAATAACTTACACAAACTCATTCAAATAACTTACATGGAATTATTTGCAAGTCATTTCTAAAGCCATTTTCTTATTTTAGAAATTTTAGAATTCTACATGGCTAACTATAAGCAcctaaaatattaaaagttgATATTTAATCCAAGTAGTTAAAGCTAGTGTGGATAAGATCTTTAAAACACAAAAAGTTTAAGAAGAGTTTTTGATAAGAAGGCCTGCAAAAGTGGCAACCAGTTTATCAATTACAAAATGCTGAAGATAAGAATTTTTTTGGTAGTTCAGCAGAGAGCGAATGCAATAAAACATTTCAACATACAGTCTGCATTAAAGGCCATGCTTCAGTTCACTCCATTAAAATCGACTGca contains:
- the GORASP2 gene encoding Golgi reassembly-stacking protein 2 translates to MGASQSVEIPGGGTEGYHVLRVQENSPGHRAGLEPFFDFIVSINGSRLNKDNDTLKDLLKANVEKPVKMLVYSSKTLELRETSVTPSNMWGGQGLLGVSIRFCSFDGANENVWHVLEVESNSPAALAGLRPHSDYIIGADTVMNESEDLFSLIETHEGKPLKLYVYNTDTDNCREVVITPNTAWGGEGSLGCGIGYGYLHRIPTRPFEEGKKISLPGQLSSTPISPLKDGFTEVQLSSVNPPSSLPPGTTGAEQGLAGLSINSTPAVPSVLSTGVPTVPLLPPQANQTLPPVHSAAPLPGLMTLPAGLPNLGNIPNLNLPGPHIIPGPGLADIGQPGLPPLPSLPPINLSGIASLPPEFLAQFPLVNELPTLPADLLSSAPPAASLPANPGTTVNVEQTSALILDTAVPPPMIAAAAASAPTAKALSPEDRGDGIPAFSEKPAPLVTDTAGSESS